In Desulfovibrio sp. 86, the following proteins share a genomic window:
- the ldhH gene encoding L-lactate dehydrogenase (quinone) large subunit LdhH, with product MHDALKSNSGYHKELDEALNDEFLRRTLDTFAVAYRANREAVFKEVDERGLIAKVADAKDYACQHMEELYSQFKAEAEKRGVHVHRAVNAAEANEIISRIARENNVKRVVKSKSMTAEEIELNPALEAQGLIVDETDLGEWIIQLRHEGPSHMVMPAIHLSRYQVADDFTKATGTKQDSDVQHLVKVARVQLRRKFVAADMGISGCNFAVAENGAISTVTNEGNARMVTTLPRVHVAIAGLDKLVAKLDDALTALLVLPRNATAQRLTSYVTWMCGAGPCAANADNKKILHVVFLDNGRTEIAKDPLFKQIFRCVRCGACANVCPVYRLVGGHKMGYIYIGAIGLILTYFFHGKERARILSQNCMGCESCANVCAGGIELPRLIREIRARLNEEQGAPIEANLLSAVMKNRKLFHKLLKFASFAQKPFTRGAQFQRHLPAVFLGKHNFKALPAIANKSFRDRWPEIAPKVQNPVMRVAIFSGCAQDFIYPEQLEACVKVLAAKNVAVDFPMEQSCCGLPLEMMGQRKTSIDVAKQNLAAFRGGNYDYIITLCASCAGHLKHHYPQILDKDYAMVEGQAFAAKVIDFSSFVHDVLGLKPEDFQKSGQKVTYHASCHLCRGLNVKEAPRALIADAAEYVPCEEEEVCCGFGGSYSVKFPEISAQLLEKKVNNMKATGADRLVVDCPGCVMQLRGGAEKQGLKIKVDHIAELLADNLKK from the coding sequence GTGGCTGACGCCAAGGATTACGCCTGTCAGCATATGGAAGAACTGTACAGCCAGTTCAAGGCCGAAGCCGAAAAGCGCGGCGTGCACGTGCACCGTGCCGTCAACGCCGCCGAAGCCAACGAGATCATCTCGCGCATCGCCAGAGAAAACAACGTCAAGCGCGTGGTGAAGTCCAAGTCCATGACGGCTGAGGAAATCGAGCTGAATCCCGCTCTTGAGGCCCAGGGCCTCATCGTGGACGAAACCGACCTCGGCGAATGGATCATCCAGCTGCGGCACGAAGGCCCCTCGCACATGGTCATGCCCGCCATCCACCTTTCGCGCTACCAGGTGGCCGACGACTTCACCAAGGCCACGGGCACGAAACAGGATTCGGACGTGCAGCACCTGGTCAAGGTGGCCCGCGTGCAGTTGCGCCGCAAGTTCGTTGCCGCTGATATGGGCATCAGCGGGTGCAACTTCGCCGTGGCTGAAAACGGCGCCATTTCTACCGTGACCAACGAAGGCAACGCCCGCATGGTCACCACCCTGCCGCGCGTGCATGTGGCCATAGCCGGTCTCGACAAGCTCGTTGCCAAGCTGGACGACGCCCTGACCGCCCTGCTGGTGCTGCCCCGCAACGCCACTGCCCAACGCCTGACCTCATACGTCACCTGGATGTGCGGCGCGGGCCCCTGTGCCGCCAATGCCGACAACAAAAAGATCTTGCATGTGGTCTTTCTGGACAACGGCCGCACCGAGATCGCCAAGGATCCGCTGTTCAAGCAGATCTTCCGCTGCGTGCGCTGCGGCGCCTGCGCCAACGTCTGTCCCGTGTACCGCCTCGTGGGCGGCCACAAGATGGGCTACATCTACATTGGCGCCATCGGCCTCATCCTGACCTACTTTTTCCACGGCAAGGAACGCGCCCGCATCCTGAGCCAGAACTGCATGGGCTGCGAATCCTGCGCCAACGTGTGCGCCGGCGGCATCGAGCTGCCGCGCCTCATCCGCGAAATCCGCGCGCGCCTCAACGAGGAGCAGGGCGCTCCCATTGAGGCCAACCTGCTGTCAGCCGTCATGAAGAACCGCAAGCTCTTCCACAAGCTGCTCAAGTTCGCCAGCTTCGCCCAGAAGCCCTTCACGCGCGGCGCTCAGTTCCAGCGGCATCTGCCCGCCGTGTTCCTGGGCAAACACAACTTCAAGGCCCTGCCCGCCATTGCCAACAAGTCCTTCCGCGACCGCTGGCCCGAAATCGCGCCCAAGGTACAGAACCCCGTCATGCGCGTGGCCATCTTCAGCGGTTGCGCCCAGGACTTCATCTATCCCGAACAGCTGGAAGCCTGCGTGAAGGTCCTGGCCGCCAAGAATGTGGCCGTGGACTTTCCCATGGAGCAGTCCTGCTGCGGTCTGCCCCTGGAAATGATGGGACAGCGCAAAACCTCCATTGACGTGGCCAAGCAGAACCTTGCCGCGTTCCGTGGCGGCAACTACGACTACATTATCACCCTGTGCGCAAGCTGCGCCGGACATTTGAAGCACCACTATCCGCAGATCCTCGACAAGGATTATGCCATGGTGGAAGGCCAGGCCTTCGCGGCCAAGGTCATCGACTTCAGCTCCTTTGTGCATGACGTGCTGGGGCTCAAGCCCGAAGACTTCCAGAAGTCCGGGCAAAAGGTCACCTACCACGCTTCCTGCCACCTTTGCCGTGGCCTGAACGTGAAGGAAGCCCCGCGCGCGCTTATTGCCGATGCCGCCGAGTATGTGCCCTGCGAAGAAGAAGAGGTCTGCTGCGGATTCGGCGGCAGCTACTCTGTGAAGTTCCCTGAAATATCGGCACAGCTTCTGGAAAAGAAAGTCAACAACATGAAGGCCACCGGGGCGGATCGCCTGGTGGTGGACTGTCCCGGCTGCGTCATGCAGCTGCGTGGCGGCGCTGAAAAGCAGGGACTGAAGATCAAGGTCGATCACATCGCCGAGCTGTTGGCCGACAACCTGAAAAAATAA